A section of the Oryzias latipes chromosome 8, ASM223467v1 genome encodes:
- the mgp gene encoding matrix Gla protein translates to MRSLLQCLALCAAVSFCACYDSHESTESFEDLFVPRNRANSFITPQRRNVFVPPRSIGNNQFNVWRPRKSPAEMQAETCEDFSPCRLYAYRFGYQQAYRRYFGLGGRNRLPQSYRPAGSRGF, encoded by the exons ATGAGGAGCCTTCTGCAGTGTCTGGCACTCTGTGCTGCGGTCTCTTTCTGCGCCTGCTATG aTTCTCATGAAAGCACAGAATCCTTTGAAG ATTTGTTTGTGCCTCGAAACCGGGCCAACTCGTTCATTACTCCACAAAGGCGCAATGTTTTCGTCCCACCCAGAAGCATCGGCAACAACCAGTTCAACGTCTGGAG GCCCAGAAAGTCTCCAGCCGAGATGCAGGCAGAGACCTGCGAGGACTTCTCCCCCTGCCGCCTCTACGCCTATCGCTTCGGCTACCAGCAGGCCTACCGGAGATACTTTGGACTGGGAGGTCGAAATCGACTCCCACAGTCCTACAGACCAGCGGGGAGTCGTGGATTCTAA